CCGATGTTAACGGTTTCGAGTTTCGGCAGCAGCTAATGGCCGATACCGAGTATAAAAATATCCCCTTCATGTTCCTCACTTCAAAAAACAATACCGAGCTGATGATTGAGGGCATGAACATGGACGCCATTGACTATATTATTAAAGATGTGCCCCTGCCGGTCATTGTCTCCAAGATCAGCAACGTGCTGGGTACCATCCGCGAGCAGCATCAGCGCTCTATAAGCGAGCTGAGCAAGGCGGCCGTTGCGCTACATCTGAACTCTATACCGCAGCAAACACCGCAAATTGCGGGTTATGATATTAACTTCTGGCATAAACCATTTCAGGATTATCCCGGGGGAGATTTCATTGATTTTATTGTGATTGATGAGCGCTTTACCATTATTGTACTGGGCGATGTGATGGGCAAAAAGTGGGGCGCCTGGTTCTTCTCGTTCGGATTTCTGAGCTACATCCGTGCCGCGGTAAGGCTGTGTATTTTTGATGGCGATGTATCTACCAAAAGCATTATGCAGAAGATAAACCGGGTGATTTATGAAGATCCGCTGGTGAGCGAGGTGCTATCAACCTTATCTTTACTGATGCTGGATATTGAACAATCAACCGTAAGTTATACTGGCGCGGGCGATTTACCGTTGCTTTATTATAGCCACGCTCAGGACGAAACCCGGCGCATCACCTCTGGCGGCTTACTTTTAGGCTTGCGCGAGGATGGCGATTTTGACGAGAACCTTATTACCCTGAACCCCGGCGATCAGTTAATGCTGATTACCGACGGCATGACGGACACCGAGGAGAAAGGCCGAAAACGATCAGACTATCAACTGTTTGAAAACGCCGTTGCCCCTTACCTTGGCACGCCTGATACTTTTACCCGCTTTAAAGAAAGCGAGTTTATACATGAAAAAACCACTGCACACATTGACGACTGCAGCCTGATATTTTTACAGAAACAAGCATGAGCAAGCTTTTAGAAATAACCGAAGAACAAAACGTACCCATTGCCCGCATACTGGTACAGGAGGCCAACCTGAGCCACGCCGGACAATTAAAGGACGAACTGATAGCCGCACTGGATCACTACCGCAATAGCGTACTGGTTGATTTTAGCGATGTAAACTATGTAGACAGTTCTTTTCTGGGGGCGCTGGTATCATCACTTAAATATGCAGTTGCAGGCAAACTGGATGTTGCCGTGCTTAACCCCAATAAAGACATCAGTGATCTTTTTGCCCTGATCAGGTTGGATAAGGTGTTCAAAATTTACCCGAACAAAGAAGAAGCGCTGACCAAATACCGTAAATAACATGCAACCCAGTGCACAACATACGCTGATATTTCAACACTTGCCAGACCAGGTGCATCCTACCTGGCAGGCGGCTTCGGCATTTGTGCAGCAACATATCCCGGGGGCAGGCCGTAGTTTGATCTTTAAAATAAAGGTAATTGTTACCGAATTGCTCACCAATAGCATTAAACACTCGGGGCATGGCCCCACTAAATTGAGCTTGGCCATTAATGAGGGGCGACTA
This region of Mucilaginibacter yixingensis genomic DNA includes:
- a CDS encoding fused response regulator/phosphatase, which produces MAHSYKILLVDDNPLVLEMMGRALTKEGFTCYKATSAAQAISVLKKETPDIILSDYEMPDVNGFEFRQQLMADTEYKNIPFMFLTSKNNTELMIEGMNMDAIDYIIKDVPLPVIVSKISNVLGTIREQHQRSISELSKAAVALHLNSIPQQTPQIAGYDINFWHKPFQDYPGGDFIDFIVIDERFTIIVLGDVMGKKWGAWFFSFGFLSYIRAAVRLCIFDGDVSTKSIMQKINRVIYEDPLVSEVLSTLSLLMLDIEQSTVSYTGAGDLPLLYYSHAQDETRRITSGGLLLGLREDGDFDENLITLNPGDQLMLITDGMTDTEEKGRKRSDYQLFENAVAPYLGTPDTFTRFKESEFIHEKTTAHIDDCSLIFLQKQA
- a CDS encoding STAS domain-containing protein; amino-acid sequence: MSKLLEITEEQNVPIARILVQEANLSHAGQLKDELIAALDHYRNSVLVDFSDVNYVDSSFLGALVSSLKYAVAGKLDVAVLNPNKDISDLFALIRLDKVFKIYPNKEEALTKYRK